The sequence below is a genomic window from Brettanomyces bruxellensis chromosome 9, complete sequence.
CATTGACAATCGAGATTTCGATAATTCCTGAGAACCTAAATATCACCGGGTGATAGATAACAGACTTAATTGGACTATTTCAAAACTACACATAAAGTAGATTTGACGGAGATAAACAACTAAATCCTTTCGGCGATGATCAGTCCCTTTTTAAGGTCATGGATGAGGGGACAAAAAGTAAAACAGAATTGACCGAAGAATGCAAGAACCTAAACACAagaaaactgaaaaatCTTTAATTTGCTTTCGCTATTATTAAATCCGGTTGTGTAAAACGAGAAGATAGGGAAGATGGGTATATATAGTGAAGGAGAATAAAAAGGTGAAATAGAATGGGGGAGTACAAATAGGCGCGATTTTCCCATGTGAAAATTTACCGATCGGAAGAATGATTTGTGTTGCCTTCGTTGTACCCAAATATTTACACTTTCTTTCAACCTTCATTAATCAAAAACTGCTGTATTAGTGAAGATAAATTTAGATATGATTGCATTAAACAAGAATAAGAAGGATGTTGAAAACGAGCAACATCCAGGGACAAAGCTCTCTTCTTTGCCTAAAACAGCTGCCTATTCCGTATCGGAATCCTTCAAGTTATACTTTGGTGGGAAACCAATGAAGTATTACGAGGATCAATTACTGTCAAATCTTGAATTCTACAATAAACCAGCGAAAGATCGCAGGTCCGAAATAATAGATACTTCAATAGACAAGGATGGCAATTTTATTCATGAATTTTACGTTGAAAATACGTTACCACCTACAAAAGGCGGGGAACCTATTGAGATTGTCCTTATACATGGTTATGGTGCAGCTCTGGGGTTCTTTTATCGGAATTTTGAGGGCCTTACGAGTATTCCAGGAACAAAGCTGCATGCAATTGATCTCCTAGGCTTTGGCTTGTCGAGTAGACCTACATTTCCGAACATTAATGGTGATACGATTGAAGGCGTTAAAAAAGCCGAAGCCTTTTTTAACGATTCATTggaaaaatggagaataGCACGAGGAATTGAGGGGAAATATGTTTTAATGGCCCACTCATTGGGCGGCTACTTGATTGGTCCGTATTATCTCAAATATGGAAAGGGACATATCAGTaagatggtgatgattTCTCCTGTTGGTGTCGAACGGAGTGATGCATCATTGATTAATTTGGACGGAACTATTCAgcaaaaggaaagaaagagttTGGATGAAGATTATAAAATTGCAAAGGAACAGGGTGTAAATTTATCAAGAGAGATAAGTAGAGTCAGTTATGCTGATGACGAGGAAGCTGAGGAACAACCATCCATAATTGATAGCCTTAAACATATTGATACAAATAGGGATGAATGGGATAAACTTTCAGTTGCATCAGATGCCCAGGAGAATGAAATACAAAATCTCATGAAGCAATTTAGAGGCAGGGTTCAACCAGGAAAGTTCTTTGCAAGTCTctggaagaagaatttttcaccattACAAATTGTTCGTATGATGGGACCATTTGCACCAAAATTAACCGCAGGATGGACATGGAACAGATTTAGGGAGATTAAGAATGAGGACGAAATAAGACAAATCAACAACTAtacttcaaaaatattcttgGCCAAGGGATCTGGTGAATATGCTCTAACCAGGATTCTTGCGCCCGGCGCACTTGCAAAACTGCCATTAATGGACAGACTTCCCGGAAACCTTGAGATCGACACATTATGGCTGTATGGCCAGTATGATTGGATGTCCAAGAAAGATGGGTATAAAATTTGTAATGAAATCAATCATTACAATTTAAACAAACCGCAGGGTCACGCTAGATTTAGAGTGATCAGTAATGCAGGCCATCATGTTTATGTCGACAATCCCGGTGATTTCGAGTATCAGGTCgtgaaatttttaaaaggaGAATGAACTATATATACTTAGAGACGCTTTTGGAAATCGCAGCTTTTACTCTAACTTATTTAAAGATTACAAATTgtagcaaaagaaaaaaaaaaagatcgcGCATAACACGAATAACTACCCTTTAAAAATCAGTGCTTTCCAAGAATATCCATTACAATTTAATCAAGTAATCCAATTAAGGCAATCAGATCTGAAACATTAGTTGATATGGTGCTACACAATGACAAATGGAAGTACAAGGCTAGGCGAAATTATATGAGAAAACATGGACTTAAAACGCTGGAGAGAGATAAggataaaagaaagaatagagacacaaatgaaaaggaCGAACAAAACCATGAAATAGAAGATAAGAAGTGCACTAAAACTTCGACCGGTACCGAGGAAACACCAGTAACGGAGGAAGAACAAAACGATAACGAGGAAAAAACATCGGATGGAGAGGAGGATGATATAAGCGAAGATAacaatgatgatgaaggaGAAATGACGAAGAAGAAACTAGGATCTAACTCGTGGAGATTTAAAGCTGACACACAAGATGAAATCAAATTGATGAAAGATCCAGAATTGATTGAGGCTGAAAAACAGAGGAGGGATGAGGAACAAAAATTGTTCAATAAACAGAAGGACGTTGTTTTACAGCACATAATGGAGGTAGGCGAAGATGACAGTGCATACAAGAATGTTATGAGAAAAGAGGATCGGGAAGGGAGAAAAGATAACGATAAAGACTTTCTTGAGGAATTGATAAAAGCGTTTGATGACGGAAGAAGACAACAAAGCGAAGAAACAAAGTATTCTAGTAATGAGAAAATGACCCCGGAGGAGAGACAGCAATTCTTCAggcttcaaaaagaaattaaacaTCAAAAGATGGTTCTGAATGCTAAAGGCGGTTATTCACAACCAAAAATGCCTCGAAAGGGGAGAAGTATTGAACTTGATTTGGATTCAGATGCAAATAACTACAGAGACATAGTAGCACAGAAATTGAATGAAGGCATACAAAAGATAAACATTGAAGATACAAACTTTGACGAGGATCTCAAAGAGCTAGTTGGGGATTCTGCATCGGTTGACAGGATCGAtaggaataaaaataaggttaaaaataataattataaTGCAGCATTCGATCTTGATAAATTAATTAGTGGTGAtaataaagataataaagaaCAGAATATGGTCGAAGTCTCACGTTTAAATAATGAGGGTAATAGACAACCAACTGGTAAGATGGACTCTATTTCTAAAGAAGATGAGCAGTTTTTGGACGACATATTAGGGGCTTAAGAAATGCAATGGAATGATATGTGAGTTCTTGATGACGTAAACCGATATCGCAAGACGCTTTTTTGAATCCAGCTGCTCTAATCGGAGAAACGTTTTTAGGCCGTCTGGCGAAAAATGGGTGAAGAATATGATTCATTATTCgttaaattcattttagTAGGAAATATTGGTCAAGACATTGATCTATAACAGaaacaataataattgaAGATTACAGCTTTGAACTAAGAATAGTAGTGCTGCTGTTATCAGACTAGGCTTGGCTGgctatctttttttttacccctTCTCATTtcaaatcaattttttttctttgtcgCGTTCGTTATCTGGAAACACAATCaatcaataaataaatCTTGGGCAGCAGAGAAAAAACCTAGATTCTATGTAAGTGAATCTCacattcaaaataataaattgtTTTTAAGCAACCGAATCTCCCAGTCAACTTCgtaaatttgaaagaaatattCACACAAATACGAACCAGTTTCTTAATATTTAATAGCACTTCTGCAGATGCCTATCTCACCGTAAGAAAAGTGAACAACAAATAGGGAAAAACTTTTTATCACTTTTTCACCCGATTACGGTCAACATAAGTACATTTATCATGGGGGAATCCGAccctcttcttttgaaaaatacaggGAAAAGCCGACACGTGAAGTTGCAAGCTCTGTGGAAGATATTTATCACAGCACTTGCCGTTACAATTACCCTTCTATGGTGGCTTAGGCAAATAAATGGGTGCAATAAAATTAGCTACCCACCACTTCCCAAGATACCGGCACATGTGCCATATTTGAAAGGGGCAACGTTCAATCCAGATGAGAATTTGACCATTGTGGCAAAGCACGGTGCTGTTGCATCGGATATAGAGAAATGCTCACAGATGGGTGTggaaatattgaagaaaGGAGGATTTGCAGCTGATGCAGCCGTTACAACTTGTCTTTGTATCGGCACTGTAGATACGATGTACTCATCAGGAATTGGTGGAGGGGCATTCATTACTACCAAGCTTGCAAATGAAACAGGAGCACTTTCAATAGATGCTAGAGAAATGGCACCTGGTGCAGCTTATCGTGACATGTTTAAGGGACGAGAGATAGCATCCAAATATGGTGGACTTGCGGTGGCTATACCAGGGGAGCTTCGAGGATTGTACACGCTCTACAAATCTCATGGTTCAGGAAACCTCTCTTGGTCAAAGTTAGTTTCCCCCGTTGCAGAACTTGCGAGAAGTGGCTGGAATGCAACACAATTGCTCCCAGGTGCTCTCAGCTCACAGACAGAAGCCCTCAAATTATACAGAAAGGACTGGGATTTTGTATATAACAAGGATGGATCGTTGAAAAAGGCGGGTGACTTTGTCTCAAGGCCAGAACTTGCAGACACTTTTGACATGATTGCAAAGAACGGCTCGGATGCGATTTTCTACGATCCCAAAGGGCCCATAGCACCATTCTTGGCGGAAAAAGTTCGTCAATATGGTGGAATTTTGACTGCCGAAGATTTTGCGCGCTATAAAGTTGTGGTTGAACCTGCGTTACAATTTCACGGCTTCTCTGAGAGGAACCTAACTATTTATTCACCAGCCGGTTCCTCTTCAGGTGTGGCATTGTTAGCTGCAATTGAAGTATTTAACGGCTTGAAAAACGACTGTGATCAAACTGATTTTACTCCTGTTGCCACACAAAGGTTGGTAGAATCAATGAAGTGGTTGGCAAGTGTGCGGACACACCTTGGTGATATTGGTGTGTATAACATGAACAAGACGGCACGCGAAGACCATACCTATAGATACCAGCAATTTCTTAAGCCGGAATGGGCCGAGCACaccagaaaaaaaatacacgATGATAGAACTTTGGACTCATGGAAAGAATATCAACCGGCCTATCAACCCAACGAGTCTCATGGCACCTCATCATTAAGTGTTGTAGATCAATGGGGGAATGCAGTGTCAATAACGACCACTGTAAATCTTTTGTTTGGGTCGATGGTTCATGATCCGGTTACAGGTGTTATAATGAATGATGAAATGGATGATTTTTCCGTCCCAACTACAAAAAATGCGTTTGAATTGAGGCCATCCATCTTCAATTACATTGAACCATATAAAAGACCACTTTCATCGTGCTCACAGTCTCTTGTAGTTGATCCAAAGACAGGAAAGATAGATATGCTAATTGGAGCTGCAGGGGGCTCCAGAATACCGACAGCAATTTTCCAAACGCTTGTAAGAACATATTTTTACGGGATGGACATTCTCGAAGCCCTCGCATTTCCCCGGCTCCACCATCAGCTCATTCCAGAGATTCTTTATATAGAGAGTCCTTCAAACTCGACATTAGAGAATGCAATGCTGAATCGGGGTCACAAGGTGGAAATCGTCGGCCATCTTACTGCAATGAATGCTATCCGGTTAAAGAACAACACAATATATGCTCAGAGTGATTATTGGAGAAAGCTTGGCCGGGCAGCTGGATACTAATTCAACTAATGCATGCTTTTATTACATTTGGTATAAGATATTTAGGGAAtctgaaaataatattatgtGGATAAATAGGAATTGTAATTAAACgaagacaagaaaaaaaaaaaaaaaattcagggACAGGGTGAAAATGGAAACGCGTAAAATAGTTGGCATCCGAGAAAACAATATTCAATAATGAACTCAAGATTGAGACTTTATTTAAGTAACGTAGTACCAACCACTCATATTTAACAGAAACCACTAAACATACCATTCTATATGATcatatatactttttgaatttctATGGACAATCCTCTATTACAAGATACACAAACAAGCAATGAAGTCTGGAAGCTACTCCAACAGATTTACTCACAGATCAAATCTGTAACAGGAGACACAGAAGTCTCATCCGGtaacatttttttggacTCACAAAGATTAGATGATGTATTTAAAGAGAATATTCAATTAAAAATTAGAATTAAGGAAATCGAGGCTGAAAACAGAGACTTAAGAGTGGAAAACGAGGTTTTGAAAGCAGCACAAACCCCAAGTGAGCGAAGATCATTATTTCAAGGAGCCACTGATAGAGTGACTGCAACATGCAAAACAAGTACAGCGATCGAACAAGCAGACGAAAATGACATGGTGGACGAGCCGCTACCAAAGCGAAGGgattctttgaaaaaacaAATGGATACAAATGATGACACTGTTGTTTCAACAGATGACATTTACAAATCACAACGTAGTCCGGAAATAGGACCTTTAGGACTTGACAAATTCGCAGTTTCAGAAGAGCAAATAGAACCGCTCAATAATATGAACAAATTGGAACGGGATATATCTTCATCACAGCTTTCAGTTCAaacttcatcttcaccTACGATCACATCTTCCTCACCAATCAGGCATAGAGGCATGAAATTGAATGAATTAGATTTTGGTGATGCCTACATCTCCAAGGTTATAAGTGGAGAGTGCAGAATATCACAATTACCCGATCACGACAGTTATACTTGCGGCAATGAATCACAGATATTAATTCCAGACTCAcaaaatgagaatgaaaGTGAGGAAACAAGCACGTTTGTGTCGCcgaatttcaaaaaagaaccACTGAAGGAGGTAGAACTTAATAAGCGAGTACGTGCACCTGATGAATGTGGTTTAATTATGAAAGGGCATCTCGACTTTACAAAAAACCCGATTACAAACTCACCATGGTGGCCAGAAGACTTCAAAGTCAACCCAAGCGTCAACTTTGGCAAGACCAGTCCATTCAAAATGAGAAAGCTTGATCCTGCACTGATTCATCCCGCATTACGTATTCAGTATCgttttcaaagaaagcataTACAGAATGAGGCATTAAAGGCTTTTGACAAGCTTGCAGGACCCGTTGAGGATGACGAAGGGAACTCTGTTACCAAAGACGAAAATAAACCTTTGTTAAAAACTCCAAGGCAAGCTCTCGAGGATCCACAGATTGACCCAGTATTTAAGTTCGAACTGAATAGAACTAACTACATGCATAATAGAGCTGCTCTTGGGAGTATTAATTCAAACAAAATTAAACTTTGGTTGGATATGACTGACTCACCACCTGGTGAGGGCAGATCATCATTCCCCAATACGCAAGAGTTGAAAGAGGACAGGAAGAAAGCAGTGAGCCGCGCTAGGCTTATTGGTTTACAACGCCTTTTTCAGGCGATTTATATGGTGGAGCCGATTCACCAGGCTGGCAATAATTTGACGGAAAATAAGGAGAATATAATAGATGAGAAGAATCATAGATTGGGTAAGCGTCAAGTAAAATATGCACAGGTTggcaaatttcttttcagaGTGGATTCCTTGAACCGGGCGGTGCAGGAAGACAATTTTACCATCGATAAGCACATTTTTGATGATCCAAGGAGCATTCAGTAAAAGCTCTGGACTGGATGAGTAAGAAGCCGTCATTTCATAAATATATAGCATTAATTCATTAGGgtgaaaagaacaaaacttgccttcttttaaaaaaagcaagtgtaaaagaaagatgcaTGAAGGTAAAAAAGCAAGTATATAAAGTCTATAAGCTTAAAACAATTATTACGACCAATGATTATTAGGACAATAACATTACGAATCCGAAGATATTAAGCGGTATccgatatttatttatcttcatccttcCCCTTTGGTAACTTCATGCTGAAAAAGGATGATCGTGGAATAATTTGTCTGGCCGTATCTGACAAAGGTTGGAGAGGCTTTGAGCCACACAAACGACCTTTGGAACTCCGAGGGTCCGGGTAAAATCTTTCTAGTGGGACCATTCTTTGGAAAATTTCATATGTCGCTAAGGTAAATCCAAATTGAGGAGCAGAACGACAAACTCGAGCCAATCCtcctttgaagaaagcCTTGAATCCTTCCTGCTTCCAAATACTGCTAAATGCATTTGAAATACCATTGTAAGCCTTTTTATCGGATGTTGTTTCAACCTGAAGTCGCGTCTTAACAACATCGCATGGTGTAGTTAAATAAGCAGCCGGAACTCCTGCCAACGCACCCGCAGTCAAAAGTTCCCACGACTTTaagtttttcttcattgttGGATCAACTGGGTCCCAGCCAAACATGCGCTTCTTTAGATTTGCATAGGTGGGGAAATATATAGCACTGAATGGAACATCACGCATCAGACAAGCTAGTGCACCTTTGTATAGACCTCTTAGACCAAGCTGGCACACTATATCAAAAGCAGATTTGGGTATAATACGCTTACCATGTTTCAAAGCATCCGAAATATACTCGCCCTGAACTTGGAGACGGATCTTTGTAATTTCTAGCGGATTGGTAAAAATAACCTGACAGGCACCGGCACACGATCCAGCTAAAATTTCCCATGGCATGGTAATCTCACCATTTGGAGAATGGCGACGGCCAATTCGTCTAATGGCGTCGTTGACAGTCAACTTTATTGCCTTTTCTGGAGCAACACCAATAATCTGAGGCAATAAACCAGAATATATACCTCTGGGACCCTCgttcttcaaaagtttcTGGAAACAATCACCATAAGATTTATAtattcctcttcctctctGGTTTTGCATTCTAGTCTTCAGCATATCAATTGGATAAACAATGGTTGCACCAATAGCTCCCGCAACAGATCCTAGAACAAACGAATACACAGAAGAGATGAATGGATACAAGCTGAATGATGGATCCGATGATTCAGATGAGCTCACCATATCGTCTGTAAGGATGGCCATCAAATCGGCAGTGTTGATAGCAGATATCTGTTCCTGCTCTCGGAGTAAAACCGAATTCCACTTGAAGTAAAGCCTGATCTCGTTTAGGGTCACAGGGCGGCGGGAATACTCATTtgcatatttataaaaaTCCTGTTGTGTAATCGATGCAAGGGTTTGTGAAAATATCTCAGACTTAATAAGCCTATTTAAAGTTGGAAGGTCATTTAAGAGCTGAAGCATAGAACATGTCTCCAGGTAGCTCATCCTAACACCAAAGGTATCATAAGAAATCGCTTCAAGCTGCCT
It includes:
- a CDS encoding uncharacterized protein (MEROPS:MER0011785), with translation MIALNKNKKDVENEQHPGTKLSSLPKTAAYSVSESFKLYFGGKPMKYYEDQLLSNLEFYNKPAKDRRSEIIDTSIDKDGNFIHEFYVENTLPPTKGGEPIEIVLIHGYGAALGFFYRNFEGLTSIPGTKLHAIDLLGFGLSSRPTFPNINGDTIEGVKKAEAFFNDSLEKWRIARGIEGKYVLMAHSLGGYLIGPYYLKYGKGHISKMVMISPVGVERSDASLINLDGTIQQKERKSLDEDYKIAKEQGVNLSREISRVSYADDEEAEEQPSIIDSLKHIDTNRDEWDKLSVASDAQENEIQNLMKQFRGRVQPGKFFASLWKKNFSPLQIVRMMGPFAPKLTAGWTWNRFREIKNEDEIRQINNYTSKIFLAKGSGEYALTRILAPGALAKLPLMDRLPGNLEIDTLWLYGQYDWMSKKDGYKICNEINHYNLNKPQGHARFRVISNAGHHVYVDNPGDFEYQVVKFLKGE
- a CDS encoding uncharacterized protein (MEROPS:MER0002728); its protein translation is MGESDPLLLKNTGKSRHVKLQALWKIFITALAVTITLLWWLRQINGCNKISYPPLPKIPAHVPYLKGATFNPDENLTIVAKHGAVASDIEKCSQMGVEILKKGGFAADAAVTTCLCIGTVDTMYSSGIGGGAFITTKLANETGALSIDAREMAPGAAYRDMFKGREIASKYGGLAVAIPGELRGLYTLYKSHGSGNLSWSKLVSPVAELARSGWNATQLLPGALSSQTEALKLYRKDWDFVYNKDGSLKKAGDFVSRPELADTFDMIAKNGSDAIFYDPKGPIAPFLAEKVRQYGGILTAEDFARYKVVVEPALQFHGFSERNLTIYSPAGSSSGVALLAAIEVFNGLKNDCDQTDFTPVATQRLVESMKWLASVRTHLGDIGVYNMNKTAREDHTYRYQQFLKPEWAEHTRKKIHDDRTLDSWKEYQPAYQPNESHGTSSLSVVDQWGNAVSITTTVNLLFGSMVHDPVTGVIMNDEMDDFSVPTTKNAFELRPSIFNYIEPYKRPLSSCSQSLVVDPKTGKIDMLIGAAGGSRIPTAIFQTLVRTYFYGMDILEALAFPRLHHQLIPEILYIESPSNSTLENAMLNRGHKVEIVGHLTAMNAIRLKNNTIYAQSDYWRKLGRAAGY